The nucleotide window ATCTGCTGGGGGCGCTTTTGGGCCGGTTCGGCAGGGCGAGCGTTGCCATGCCGGGCGGCTGCAACTTTGGCGGCGTGCGGCCGATTGACCAGCACGTCAAGGGTTTTACGGCAATGGGCGCAACGTTTGACGTTAAAAACGGCATTGTCAACGCGGAAACGCCCGGCACACTGACGGGCGCGTCTGTCTATCTTGACGTTGTCTCTGTCGGCGCCACGATCAATATCATGCTGGCAGCCGCTTTGGCCGAGGGCAGAACCGTTATTGAAAACGCCGCGCGCGAGCCGCACATCGTCGATCTGGCTAACTTTTTAAACTCGATGGGGGCCGATGTCCGCGGCGCCGGTACAAACGTCATCAAAATTAAGGGTGTCAAAAGGCTCACGGGCGGCTTTTACTCCATTATTCCCGATCAGATTGAAGCGGGAACCTACATGGCCGCCGCTGCCGGGGCGGGCGGCTGCGTCACCATCAAAAACGTCATCCCGAAGCACTTGGAGTGTATTTCCGGCAAGCTGCGTGAAATGGGCGTCGAGGTCACCGACCTTGAAGATGCCGTTGTGATCAGCCGGTCATCCCCACTCTTGAAAACGAATATTAAAACGCAGCCGTATCCCGGCTTTCCGACGGATATGCAGCCTCAGATGGCAACCCTCTTGTGTTTGGCCGACGGGACAAGCGTTGTCACGGAAGGCGTTTGGGATAACCGGTATAAATATGTTGACGAGCTGGCAAAAATGGGCTGCCAGATTCAGGTCAACGGCAGAACGGCCGTTATAGAGGGTGTTGCCGGTATGACGGGTGCGCCAGTCAAAGCCAGCGATTTGCGCGCCGGGGCGGCGCTCGTCATCGCGGGCCTGTGCGCCAGCGGCACGACAGAGGTAGAAGGCGTCAGTTACATTGAGCGCGGCTATGAAGATATTGTTGAAAAGCTCCAGGCACTTGGGGCGGAAATCACCTGTGTCGAGCTGCCGGACGAAGCCGACGTCGGTGACCGTGAAGCCGTCTAGCGCAAATGGCCGCTGAATGACGGAACAGCCTTAAATATGTTCAGGCGGGGGTATCGCCCCCGCCGCTTAGATTATTAACGGTTTTTGAGGTGATACAACTTGACGGTCTGCACACTGGCCAGCTCGTCGTCCGGTAACTGCACGCTTGTCTCACACGGCGGGGTGCATGTGCTTATCGACATTGGCATATCGCTGCGGCGCATCACCGCAGCACTCAAGCAACTCGGACTGACGCCCGGCGACTTGTCGGGCGTTTTGCTGACGCATGAGCATGCCGACCATATCAGCGGCCTGGGGATGCTTGTCAAACACCATCAAACGCGGTTTTATGCGTCAAACGGCGTGGCACAGGCGCTTTGTGAAATTGTCCCCGGCGCATCAAGCTGCCTTGTGCCATTTATCGCCGGGACAGAGTTTTCGCTGGGCGACCTGCTCGTAACAAGTTTTGTCACCCCGCACGACACGCCGGAAAGCGTCGGCTACCGGATTGACTCCGGCCGCTCAACGCTGGCGTTCGTCACAGACATCGGCTGTGTGACACAGCCGATATTAAACGCGGTGCTCGGTGCCGACGTTGCCGTTATCGAAGCCAACCACGATGTTAACATGCTTAAAAACGGCGCGTATCCGCCGTATTTGAAACGGCGCATTTTGTCCGAGCGCGGCCATCTCTCCAATGCCGACAGCGGGCTTTTTGCCCAGAGGCTTGCTAAATCGGGCACGAGAAAGCTGATTCTGGCACACTTGAGCCGCGAAAACAACACCCCGCATCTGGCCCTTGAGACGGTCGGCACAGCCCTTATGGCGGCCGGTGCGTCCGTCGGCGGAGACGTGCTGCTGGAGGCGGCCCCAGCCGACCAGCCGGGCAGGATTTACATAGTATAGCCGGAGACAAAAATGATTCACATCAGGCTCATCTGCGTCGGAAAACTTAAGGAAAAGTTTTATATTGACGCTGTCAGCGAATACGAAAAGCGCCTGTCTGCTTACTGTCGCCTTGAGACGGTGGCGCTTTTAGAGGCGCGCCTGCCCGACAGGCCGTCCGAAGCAGAGGTTGAAGCGGCGCTGCGCGCGGAAGCCGAGGGTATCCTGTCAAAGCTGTGGAAGGGTGCCGCTGTCGTGGCGCTGTGCATCGAGGGCGCAGAGCAGGACAGCGGGGACGTTGCCCGGCTTTTGGACAAATACGCAAGCAGCGGCGTTTCGCGCCTGTGTTTTGTGATCGGCGGCTCAAACGGCCTGCATGCATCGGTCAAAGCGCGTGCGGATATTAAACTTTCCATGTCGCGTATGACATTTCCGCATCATCTTGCGCGCGTCATGCTGCTCGAGCAGCTCTACCGCGGCTTTAAAATCCTCGAGGGCGGTGCGTACCACAAATAGGTCATAAAACTGACATTAAAATTATTTTGGAGGGAATATAATGAATCCGTTCAGTCATGTTGATTTAAGGCTTGACAGCTTTGAAAAAGCACTGCCGTTTTATGAAGCACTCCTTCCACAACTTGGTTTCACACGTCGCTTTGACTCGCCTCTTTGGCGTGTGTTCGCGGCCGACGGCGAGCTGCCTCAAGCGGCTTATATCGCATTAACGGAGGATCCTTCTCATAAACCGAACAGTAATTTAATCGGATTTTGGGCGAAAAGTCAGGACGAAGTTGACCGGCTTGCAGGGATTGTGGACGAAGCCGGCGGAAAAATTAAAGAAGGCCCGAAGCTCTTTCCCATCAGCCCGACATATTACGCCGTGTTTTTTGAAGACCCATGCGGTAACGCCTTTGAAATTGTCCACCGGCTCAACTGAGTGCGGCAATAATAATGTGCCTTGAGATGGAGGTCAAAAATGACGGGTAAAACAAAAGCAGCCGGTTATGAAATTGGTTTGCGGAAAACCTTCCCTGTGGACAGCGTTGCTGTTTGGGCACTTCTCATGTCCGCCGACGCTGTTGCCCTCTGGCTGGGGCGCGCGTCGGACTTGACAATTGAAGAAGGGAAGACGTATCGGCTCGAGAACGGGGCAACGGGCGAGTTCCGCGTTGTCAGGCCGGGCTCGCACGTGCGCTTGGCGTATAAAACGGCTGACGCGGAAGCGGCGTCAACCATTCAGCTTCGTGTCATCGCCAAGGAGAACGGTAAAGCAACCGTCAGCTTTCATCAAGAGAAACTCGACAGCGCCGAGGCACGCGCCCATGCCGCCGAGCACTGGTCGCGCGTCATGAAGCAGCTTGAGAACTTACTCGCCGCGCAGGCCTAATGGCGCAATTGACTTATGTGTCTGAATCATCGGAGGTTTTTATGGATTTATTGGGGTTTGGCAAAAAGAAAAAAATAACGGATATCTGGCCGAAGGATGA belongs to Oscillospiraceae bacterium CM and includes:
- a CDS encoding UDP-N-acetylglucosamine 1-carboxyvinyltransferase — translated: MTKYIINGGKPLNGEVIISGAKNAAVAIIPAALMVDGVCRIENIPQISDVTMLLNILKQMGAEIRTVNRHTMDIDCTGIKTHEATFDMMRRIRASYYLLGALLGRFGRASVAMPGGCNFGGVRPIDQHVKGFTAMGATFDVKNGIVNAETPGTLTGASVYLDVVSVGATINIMLAAALAEGRTVIENAAREPHIVDLANFLNSMGADVRGAGTNVIKIKGVKRLTGGFYSIIPDQIEAGTYMAAAAGAGGCVTIKNVIPKHLECISGKLREMGVEVTDLEDAVVISRSSPLLKTNIKTQPYPGFPTDMQPQMATLLCLADGTSVVTEGVWDNRYKYVDELAKMGCQIQVNGRTAVIEGVAGMTGAPVKASDLRAGAALVIAGLCASGTTEVEGVSYIERGYEDIVEKLQALGAEITCVELPDEADVGDREAV
- a CDS encoding MBL fold metallo-hydrolase, whose amino-acid sequence is MTVCTLASSSSGNCTLVSHGGVHVLIDIGISLRRITAALKQLGLTPGDLSGVLLTHEHADHISGLGMLVKHHQTRFYASNGVAQALCEIVPGASSCLVPFIAGTEFSLGDLLVTSFVTPHDTPESVGYRIDSGRSTLAFVTDIGCVTQPILNAVLGADVAVIEANHDVNMLKNGAYPPYLKRRILSERGHLSNADSGLFAQRLAKSGTRKLILAHLSRENNTPHLALETVGTALMAAGASVGGDVLLEAAPADQPGRIYIV
- the rlmH gene encoding 23S rRNA (pseudouridine(1915)-N(3))-methyltransferase RlmH; the encoded protein is MIHIRLICVGKLKEKFYIDAVSEYEKRLSAYCRLETVALLEARLPDRPSEAEVEAALRAEAEGILSKLWKGAAVVALCIEGAEQDSGDVARLLDKYASSGVSRLCFVIGGSNGLHASVKARADIKLSMSRMTFPHHLARVMLLEQLYRGFKILEGGAYHK
- a CDS encoding VOC family protein gives rise to the protein MNPFSHVDLRLDSFEKALPFYEALLPQLGFTRRFDSPLWRVFAADGELPQAAYIALTEDPSHKPNSNLIGFWAKSQDEVDRLAGIVDEAGGKIKEGPKLFPISPTYYAVFFEDPCGNAFEIVHRLN
- a CDS encoding SRPBCC domain-containing protein; translated protein: MTGKTKAAGYEIGLRKTFPVDSVAVWALLMSADAVALWLGRASDLTIEEGKTYRLENGATGEFRVVRPGSHVRLAYKTADAEAASTIQLRVIAKENGKATVSFHQEKLDSAEARAHAAEHWSRVMKQLENLLAAQA